A region of Acidisarcina sp. DNA encodes the following proteins:
- a CDS encoding redox-sensing transcriptional repressor Rex, with protein MTLSNVSPAKAAEAPSIPQASLKRLPQYHHYLVDLEAKGVHQVSCSLIGRDLNCVPVQVRKDLQYTGIIGKPKTGYSVPALIQAIETFLGWNNVNEAFLVGVGNLGTALLGHQRFSKFGLRIVAAFDTDPEKIGQRIHEKKVLPLKKLGELAQRKSIHLGIITAPATAAQAVADVMVNAGIQAIWNFAPVKLKVPEHIFVHNEDLYSSLASLSWKLSRRFRNPIQGN; from the coding sequence ATGACTTTATCGAATGTATCGCCTGCAAAGGCGGCGGAGGCGCCATCCATCCCACAGGCTAGCCTGAAAAGGCTGCCCCAGTACCACCATTACCTGGTGGATCTTGAGGCAAAGGGAGTACACCAGGTCTCCTGCAGCCTCATTGGCCGGGACCTGAATTGCGTCCCCGTACAAGTCCGCAAGGATTTGCAGTATACGGGCATCATCGGCAAGCCGAAGACTGGCTATTCGGTCCCCGCACTCATCCAGGCCATTGAAACATTTCTCGGCTGGAACAATGTAAACGAGGCATTTCTTGTGGGAGTGGGAAACCTGGGCACGGCGCTTCTCGGCCATCAACGATTCTCGAAGTTTGGCCTGCGCATCGTGGCTGCTTTCGATACCGATCCTGAAAAAATCGGCCAACGGATCCACGAGAAGAAGGTATTGCCGCTCAAGAAGCTGGGCGAGCTTGCACAGCGGAAGAGTATCCATCTGGGAATCATTACGGCTCCTGCCACAGCGGCGCAGGCGGTGGCAGATGTGATGGTGAACGCAGGCATCCAGGCCATCTGGAACTTCGCCCCAGTGAAGCTGAAAGTTCCAGAACACATCTTCGTGCATAACGAAGATCTCTACTCTTCGCTGGCGTCGCTCTCCTGGAAGTTGTCGAGACGATTCCGGAATCCCATTCAAGGAAACTGA
- the adhE gene encoding bifunctional acetaldehyde-CoA/alcohol dehydrogenase, producing the protein MTNFEAFLVATQKQENRVTTSEELDALILRVKAAQQKFAGFSQKQVDQIFRNAALAAANARIPLAELAVEETGMGVVEDKVIKNHFASEYIYNKYKDEKTCGILSQDDEAGTITMAESMGLLCGIIPTTNPTSTAIFKTLISLKTRNGIIISPHPRARKCTCIAARLVLEAAVEAGAPEDIIGWIDEPTVELSNQLMRHPEIKLILATGGPGMVHAAYSSGTPAIGVGAGNTPVVIDETADQKRAIASILMSKTFDNGVICASEQAVIAVDSIYESIRSRFSRHGGYILQGGELDAVRDIILVDGAVNGKIVGQAATKIAALAGIRVPATTKVLIGEVSDATTAEPFAHEKLSTILALYRAADFKDAVAIAARLVALGGIGHTSVLYTDQDQRKDRVAYFGEQMKTARILINTPSSHGGIGDLYNFSLSPSLTLGCGSWGGNSISENLGPKHLLNKKLVAMRAENMLWHKLPGSIYFRRGCVPEALKEIAGKKRALVVTDNFLFRNGYADDLIAQLKKLGLEVETFYQVEADPNLSTVRKCVEAANTFQPDVIVALGGGSPMDAAKIAWVMYEHPEVDFEDLALRFMDIRKRIYKFPKMGLKAKLIAIPTTSGTGSEVTPFAVVTDDATGKKYPIADYELTPNMAIIDPNLVMNLPKSLTAFGGIDAVTHALEAYVSIMANEYSDGQALQALRLLKEYLPSSYKNGAKDPVAREKVHNAATLAGIAFANAFLGACHSMAHKIGAAFHLPHGLANALLICNVIRYNANDNPTKQAAFSQYDRPKAKCRYAEIAQFLGLGGATKDDQVENLIQWVEGLKRELEIPASIQDAGVSESEFLARLDALAVDAFDDQCTGANPRYPLIREFRTILLDSFYGRPFCEQADLEVEETAVATANPARKAKRGNGKLTARVEEAEALASNLN; encoded by the coding sequence ATGACAAATTTCGAGGCATTTCTAGTAGCAACCCAGAAGCAGGAAAACCGTGTCACCACAAGTGAGGAGCTGGATGCCCTTATCCTCCGCGTCAAAGCCGCGCAACAGAAGTTTGCCGGCTTCTCGCAGAAGCAGGTTGACCAGATCTTTCGGAACGCTGCTCTGGCTGCTGCCAATGCCCGCATTCCTCTTGCTGAACTGGCGGTAGAAGAGACGGGGATGGGGGTAGTCGAGGACAAGGTTATCAAAAATCACTTTGCCTCCGAGTACATCTACAACAAGTACAAGGATGAGAAGACCTGCGGCATTCTAAGCCAGGACGACGAGGCTGGCACGATCACCATGGCGGAGTCGATGGGCCTTCTTTGCGGCATCATTCCAACTACGAATCCGACCTCGACAGCAATTTTCAAAACGCTGATCAGCCTTAAGACTCGCAATGGAATTATCATCAGTCCCCATCCGCGAGCGCGAAAGTGCACCTGCATTGCTGCCCGGCTTGTGCTTGAGGCTGCTGTCGAAGCCGGAGCCCCGGAAGATATTATTGGCTGGATTGACGAGCCGACGGTTGAACTGAGCAACCAGCTGATGCGCCACCCGGAGATCAAGCTCATCCTCGCCACGGGAGGCCCCGGTATGGTGCATGCCGCCTACTCCTCGGGCACCCCGGCTATTGGCGTCGGCGCCGGCAACACTCCGGTTGTCATTGACGAGACGGCGGATCAGAAGCGCGCTATTGCATCGATCCTCATGTCGAAGACCTTCGACAATGGCGTGATCTGCGCCTCCGAGCAGGCGGTGATCGCCGTCGACTCGATCTATGAATCGATCCGCAGCCGTTTCTCCCGTCACGGTGGTTATATTCTGCAGGGTGGGGAACTGGACGCGGTCCGCGACATCATTCTTGTAGACGGCGCGGTGAACGGCAAGATTGTAGGGCAGGCTGCCACCAAAATCGCTGCGCTGGCTGGGATCCGCGTGCCCGCGACGACCAAAGTGCTGATTGGCGAAGTCAGCGATGCAACTACGGCGGAGCCGTTCGCACATGAGAAGCTATCGACGATCCTCGCTCTCTATCGTGCTGCAGACTTTAAGGATGCGGTTGCGATTGCGGCGAGGTTGGTGGCTCTTGGCGGCATCGGCCACACCTCGGTGCTCTACACGGATCAGGACCAGCGGAAGGATCGTGTTGCCTACTTTGGCGAGCAGATGAAGACGGCGCGCATCCTGATCAACACGCCCTCGTCTCACGGCGGCATAGGCGATCTCTACAACTTCAGCCTGTCGCCCAGCCTGACGCTTGGGTGTGGAAGCTGGGGCGGCAATTCGATCTCGGAGAACCTGGGACCGAAGCATCTACTGAACAAGAAATTGGTCGCCATGCGTGCAGAAAATATGTTGTGGCACAAGTTGCCGGGATCCATCTACTTTCGTCGCGGCTGCGTGCCCGAGGCACTGAAGGAGATCGCCGGTAAAAAACGGGCGCTGGTGGTGACTGACAACTTCCTCTTCCGCAATGGTTATGCCGACGACCTGATTGCGCAACTAAAGAAGCTGGGCCTTGAGGTGGAGACCTTCTACCAAGTGGAGGCGGACCCGAACCTCTCCACGGTGCGTAAGTGCGTGGAGGCAGCAAATACTTTTCAGCCCGATGTGATTGTGGCTCTCGGCGGTGGCTCGCCGATGGATGCGGCCAAGATCGCGTGGGTCATGTACGAGCATCCGGAGGTCGATTTCGAAGACCTGGCTCTGCGCTTTATGGACATCCGCAAGCGCATCTATAAATTTCCAAAGATGGGTCTCAAGGCCAAGCTCATCGCCATACCGACGACTTCAGGCACAGGCTCGGAGGTGACTCCGTTCGCCGTGGTGACGGACGACGCGACGGGCAAAAAGTATCCGATCGCCGACTATGAGCTGACGCCGAACATGGCCATCATCGATCCGAACCTGGTGATGAACCTTCCCAAATCGCTGACCGCCTTTGGCGGCATCGACGCTGTGACCCATGCATTGGAAGCCTATGTCTCGATCATGGCCAATGAGTACTCCGATGGACAGGCTCTGCAGGCTCTCAGGCTGCTCAAGGAGTATCTGCCCTCGTCGTATAAGAACGGGGCCAAGGATCCGGTGGCGCGGGAGAAGGTGCACAACGCAGCAACACTGGCCGGCATCGCCTTTGCGAACGCCTTCCTGGGCGCGTGCCACTCCATGGCGCACAAGATCGGCGCAGCCTTCCACCTGCCCCATGGATTAGCGAATGCTCTGCTGATCTGCAATGTCATCCGCTATAACGCCAATGACAATCCGACCAAGCAGGCAGCCTTCTCGCAATACGACCGTCCCAAGGCGAAGTGCCGTTACGCTGAGATCGCACAGTTCCTCGGCCTGGGCGGAGCCACGAAGGACGATCAGGTTGAGAACCTCATTCAATGGGTTGAGGGCTTGAAACGCGAACTCGAGATCCCGGCCAGCATCCAGGATGCCGGCGTATCGGAGTCCGAATTTCTGGCCAGGCTGGATGCTCTCGCGGTAGACGCCTTCGACGACCAGTGCACCGGCGCCAACCCTCGCTACCCGCTGATCCGCGAGTTTCGGACCATCCTGCTCGACAGCTTCTATGGCCGGCCCTTCTGCGAGCAGGCGGATCTTGAGGTCGAGGAGACCGCTGTTGCAACGGCGAATCCCGCCCGTAAAGCGAAGCGAGGGAATGGCAAGCTAACCGCCAGGGTAGAGGAGGCGGAGGCGCTTGCTTCGAATCTCAACTAA
- a CDS encoding LysR family transcriptional regulator yields the protein MENFRITVFRAVARHLNFSRAAEELLLTQPAVTQQIKALEDEFGVPLFDRSGGRITLTPAGERLQPYAEHLKTISNEAYEAVTSAAGNHAGKLALGASQTIGQYVLPNLVAAFLREHPRVAISAVSGNTDEMLDALVARRIQLAMIEGPALRKDIHIEPFMEDQIVLVVPASHEWAEHTIQIDALKGAPLLMREFGSGSRRVIEAALAKAGLRKKELRTIMELDSTEGLLSAVEAGLGVTFVSRWAVRNQLALGTLRLARVHGIQLSRMFSLAYPAGPVPIGNAGAFRRFILSSSPELVPRVTGKVRSKR from the coding sequence ATGGAAAATTTCCGGATCACAGTTTTTCGGGCAGTTGCGCGACATCTCAACTTCAGTCGAGCTGCTGAAGAACTACTTTTGACACAACCTGCCGTTACCCAGCAGATCAAAGCTCTCGAAGACGAATTCGGCGTACCTCTGTTCGATCGCAGTGGTGGGCGCATCACGCTCACACCCGCTGGCGAGCGCCTGCAGCCTTATGCGGAGCATCTAAAAACAATCTCGAACGAAGCATACGAAGCCGTGACCAGTGCGGCCGGGAATCATGCTGGGAAGTTAGCTCTCGGGGCATCGCAAACCATCGGACAATACGTCTTGCCGAATCTCGTTGCGGCATTTCTTCGCGAGCATCCGCGTGTCGCAATCTCTGCGGTGAGCGGGAATACAGACGAAATGCTGGACGCCCTGGTTGCACGCCGCATTCAATTGGCGATGATCGAGGGTCCCGCGTTACGCAAGGATATTCACATCGAACCTTTTATGGAAGACCAGATCGTGCTGGTTGTACCCGCCAGCCATGAATGGGCCGAGCACACAATCCAGATCGATGCGCTGAAAGGCGCGCCCTTGCTCATGCGGGAGTTCGGTTCGGGATCGCGTCGCGTGATTGAGGCGGCATTGGCAAAAGCCGGACTCCGGAAGAAGGAACTTAGAACCATCATGGAACTCGACTCGACGGAAGGTCTGCTCAGCGCCGTCGAGGCTGGGCTTGGCGTAACGTTCGTATCTCGCTGGGCAGTACGCAACCAGCTCGCTTTAGGCACGCTTCGGCTGGCGCGCGTACATGGGATTCAATTGTCCCGCATGTTCTCGCTAGCCTATCCTGCCGGCCCAGTGCCTATAGGCAATGCAGGAGCGTTTCGCCGCTTTATCCTGTCTTCTTCGCCCGAACTCGTACCGCGTGTGACGGGCAAAGTTCGGAGTAAGCGGTAA
- a CDS encoding MFS transporter, whose product MTADSHEGIPKARWVRIIPATILIYIVAYMDRMNISFAIAGGMNKELHLSMAGAGLAAGMFFIGYMLLQVPAGHIAEHFSAKVYIFWAILAWGLVSFLTGLVRNAPELMVMRFLLGVAEGGVYPALLVLVGKWFPAKEIGRANALFLMSLPLSTILTNPVSGWIVSRYEWRWLFFLEGGISLLLILVWVPMISDKPSEAKWISREEREYLEGTLGAERLERERAFQAAGRVHGSYKQLLSDKNLWLMVLIIICYTTGQYGYTLWLPTLLANLTKMSLGKVGWLTSLPFVAALGGLYLFGFLSDRDGNRRLWTALSLAGFAVALLAATMSSRWVWVSYGFLVFTGLFLKCMQSPFWAMPSLLFPPGICGGARGVINAVGNLGGFIGPILVGRSVTYSGRMEYGNYALVLALVVGTLLTFLLPKVTTGRSQDPALPQFVTALDAKADSKTS is encoded by the coding sequence ATGACAGCGGACAGCCACGAGGGGATCCCCAAGGCGAGATGGGTGCGCATCATACCGGCCACCATCCTGATCTACATCGTTGCCTACATGGACCGGATGAACATCAGCTTTGCGATTGCGGGCGGGATGAACAAGGAATTGCACCTCTCCATGGCTGGAGCGGGCCTCGCTGCCGGAATGTTCTTTATCGGATACATGTTGCTGCAAGTGCCGGCGGGGCATATCGCCGAGCATTTCAGCGCCAAGGTCTATATATTCTGGGCGATTCTGGCGTGGGGGTTGGTCTCGTTTCTCACCGGGCTGGTCCGCAATGCGCCGGAGTTGATGGTGATGCGATTTCTGCTGGGCGTAGCGGAGGGGGGAGTCTATCCGGCGCTCCTGGTTCTGGTGGGCAAGTGGTTTCCTGCGAAGGAGATAGGAAGGGCAAACGCCCTGTTTTTGATGAGCCTGCCGCTCTCCACAATTCTGACCAATCCTGTCTCCGGCTGGATCGTATCGAGATATGAATGGCGGTGGCTGTTCTTCCTGGAGGGCGGGATATCCCTGCTGCTGATCCTCGTCTGGGTACCCATGATCAGCGATAAGCCCAGCGAAGCAAAGTGGATTTCCCGCGAAGAACGGGAGTATCTGGAAGGGACACTGGGGGCAGAGCGTTTAGAGCGCGAGCGCGCCTTCCAGGCGGCTGGCCGCGTTCATGGGTCCTATAAGCAGCTACTGTCTGACAAGAATCTGTGGCTCATGGTTCTGATCATCATCTGCTACACCACGGGACAGTATGGCTACACGCTCTGGCTGCCCACCTTGCTCGCCAACCTGACGAAGATGAGCCTGGGGAAGGTCGGTTGGCTGACGTCGCTTCCGTTCGTCGCGGCCCTTGGCGGCCTGTATCTCTTCGGCTTCCTGTCGGACAGGGACGGCAACCGGCGGCTTTGGACGGCGCTCTCGCTGGCGGGGTTTGCGGTGGCGCTGTTGGCTGCGACCATGTCGTCCCGGTGGGTGTGGGTTTCCTATGGCTTCCTGGTCTTCACCGGGCTCTTCCTAAAGTGTATGCAAAGCCCGTTCTGGGCTATGCCGTCGCTGTTGTTTCCCCCGGGAATCTGCGGAGGTGCCCGGGGCGTGATCAACGCGGTTGGGAACCTGGGTGGCTTTATCGGTCCGATCCTGGTTGGCCGGTCCGTCACTTACAGCGGGCGAATGGAGTATGGCAACTATGCCCTGGTCCTGGCGCTCGTGGTGGGCACTCTTCTCACTTTTCTATTGCCCAAGGTGACAACCGGGCGGAGTCAGGACCCCGCTCTCCCGCAATTTGTAACCGCACTGGACGCAAAAGCGGACTCCAAAACCTCATAA